Proteins encoded together in one Nocardioides marinisabuli window:
- a CDS encoding acetyl-CoA C-acetyltransferase, with translation MPESYIIDAVRTPVGRRGGALAGVHSADLAAHSIAALVRRTGIDAGAVDDVVLGCCDTIGSQAGDVARTAWLVAGLPDHVPGVTIDRQCGSSQQAVHFAAQGVMSGTQDLVVAGGVQNMSAIPISAAMLAGQQYGFSTPFAESPGWQARYGDQEVSQFRSAEMIAEKWDISREEMEAFALASHDRARTAIAEGRFKDEIEPVTLPDGTVVDTDQCPRETSLEKMAGLQPLAPGGRITAAVASQICDGSAALLLASEAAVAQHSLTPRARVHHLSVRGDDPVWMLTGPIRATEHALARTGLGIDDIDLFECNEAFASVVLAWMKETGAPHDKVNVNGGGIALGHPIGATGARLMTTMLGELERTGGRYALQTMCEGGGQANVTIIERLG, from the coding sequence ATGCCCGAGTCCTACATCATCGACGCCGTGCGCACCCCGGTCGGCAGGCGCGGGGGAGCCCTGGCCGGCGTGCACTCCGCCGACCTGGCCGCGCACTCGATCGCCGCGCTGGTGCGGCGTACCGGGATCGACGCCGGCGCCGTCGACGACGTGGTCCTGGGCTGCTGCGACACCATCGGCTCGCAGGCCGGCGACGTGGCGCGCACCGCCTGGCTGGTCGCGGGCCTGCCCGACCACGTGCCGGGCGTGACCATCGACCGCCAGTGCGGCTCCTCGCAGCAGGCGGTGCACTTCGCCGCGCAGGGGGTCATGTCCGGCACCCAGGACCTCGTGGTCGCCGGCGGCGTGCAGAACATGTCGGCGATCCCGATCTCCGCGGCGATGCTGGCGGGGCAGCAGTACGGCTTCTCGACGCCGTTCGCCGAGTCGCCCGGGTGGCAGGCGCGGTACGGCGACCAGGAGGTCAGCCAGTTCCGCTCGGCCGAGATGATCGCGGAGAAGTGGGACATCAGCCGCGAGGAGATGGAGGCCTTCGCGCTGGCCTCCCACGACCGCGCCCGCACCGCCATCGCCGAGGGCCGGTTCAAGGACGAGATCGAGCCGGTCACCCTGCCCGACGGCACCGTCGTGGACACCGACCAGTGCCCGCGCGAGACCTCGCTGGAGAAGATGGCCGGCCTGCAGCCGCTGGCTCCCGGGGGCCGGATCACCGCGGCGGTCGCCTCGCAGATCTGCGACGGGTCCGCGGCGCTGCTGCTGGCCTCCGAGGCCGCCGTGGCCCAGCACTCGCTGACCCCGCGGGCGCGGGTGCACCACCTCTCGGTGCGCGGCGACGACCCGGTGTGGATGCTCACCGGCCCGATCCGCGCCACCGAGCACGCGCTCGCGCGCACCGGCCTCGGGATCGACGACATCGACCTCTTCGAGTGCAACGAGGCCTTCGCCTCGGTCGTGCTGGCGTGGATGAAGGAGACCGGCGCGCCCCACGACAAGGTCAACGTCAACGGCGGCGGCATCGCCCTGGGCCACCCCATCGGCGCCACCGGCGCCCGCCTGATGACCACCATGCTGGGCGAGCTCGAGCGCACCGGCGGCCGCTACGCCCTGCAGACCATGTGCGAGGGCGGCGGCCAGGCCAACGTCACCATCATCGAGCGCCTGGGCTGA